Proteins from a single region of Balneolaceae bacterium:
- a CDS encoding IS110 family transposase, producing the protein MKVYNKQHSYYCGIDLHARTMYVCILDNTGKKVYHKNIPCNPERFLQAIAPFRDDLVVGVECIFCWYWLADLCEQEGIDFVLGHALYMKAIHGVKTKNDRIDSLKIARLIRGGNFPLAYVYPPEMRATRDLMRRRNHFVRKRAELISHIQNTTMQYNLKPLGAISRPHHRREKDIVGHFPDSVVQLIVETDLQLIDHYDPIIKNLDKQILTLAKGHDRISLQLLQSIHGVGDVLALTMLYEIHDIGRFPSRGEFCSYARLVKGQKSSAGKNYGTTGGRIGNAHLRWAFSEAAVLFLRKNPDAQRYYNRLINRHGKSKALSIIAKRLGIAVYYMLKRRKPFNIKMFLQGNMATEKT; encoded by the coding sequence ATGAAAGTCTATAACAAACAACACTCATATTACTGTGGAATTGATCTTCATGCAAGAACCATGTATGTCTGCATTCTGGATAATACCGGTAAGAAGGTTTATCACAAAAATATCCCTTGCAATCCGGAACGGTTCCTGCAAGCCATTGCTCCCTTCCGGGACGACCTTGTTGTTGGAGTAGAATGCATTTTCTGCTGGTACTGGCTGGCCGATTTATGCGAACAAGAAGGAATCGATTTTGTATTGGGCCATGCTCTTTATATGAAGGCGATTCACGGAGTCAAGACCAAAAATGACCGGATTGACTCGCTGAAGATTGCCCGGCTGATAAGAGGGGGTAATTTTCCGTTAGCCTATGTGTACCCACCCGAAATGCGAGCCACCCGGGATCTGATGCGCCGGCGAAACCACTTCGTGCGTAAACGGGCGGAGTTGATCAGTCATATCCAGAACACAACTATGCAATATAACTTGAAGCCGCTGGGGGCCATCTCCCGACCGCACCATCGCCGGGAAAAGGACATTGTTGGCCATTTTCCGGATTCGGTCGTACAGCTCATTGTGGAAACCGATCTGCAACTCATTGATCACTACGATCCGATTATCAAAAACCTGGACAAGCAGATTTTAACCCTGGCCAAAGGCCACGATCGGATCAGCCTGCAACTACTTCAAAGTATTCATGGTGTGGGAGATGTACTGGCCCTGACCATGCTCTATGAGATTCATGATATTGGCCGGTTTCCCAGCCGTGGGGAGTTTTGCTCCTACGCCCGACTGGTAAAGGGACAAAAGTCCTCGGCAGGAAAAAATTATGGGACTACCGGCGGACGAATAGGGAATGCGCATCTGCGCTGGGCGTTTTCGGAGGCAGCGGTACTGTTTCTGCGAAAGAACCCCGATGCCCAGCGCTATTACAACCGGCTGATCAATCGCCACGGGAAAAGCAAAGCCCTTTCGATTATAGCCAAACGTTTGGGTATTGCCGTGTACTACATGCTCAAACGCAGAAAACCCTTTAACATAAAGATGTTTTTGCAAGGCAATATGGCAACCGAAAAAACATAA